One genomic region from Skermania piniformis encodes:
- the arc gene encoding proteasome ATPase — protein sequence MSPIENTDSDPWRELDAARAEIAALRRQMIDSPDRAREAEARIEALTIRNTKLMDTLRDAREQLVALREEVDRLGQPPSGYGVLLGVHPDQTVDVFTSGRKMRLTCSPNIELAGLEQGRTLRLNEALTVVEVGPYERVGEISTLREVLDDGQRALVVGHADEERVVWLAAPLAKVACDDDLANPDIPIRRLRPGDSLLVDTKAGFAFERVPKAEVEDLVLEEVPDVDYNDIGGLGRQIEQIRDAVELPFLHKDLFHEYSLRPPKGVLLYGPPGCGKTLIAKAVANSLAKKIAEARGDDAREAKSYFLNIKGPELLNKFVGETERHIRIIFQRAREKASEGTPVIVFFDEMDSIFRTRGSGVSSDVETTVVPQLLSEIDGVEGLENVIVIGASNREDMIDPAILRPGRLDVKIKIERPDAESAQDIFSKYLTESLPVHADDIAEFGGDRAACVRAMIERVVDRMYAESEDNRFLEVTYANGDKEVLYFKDFNSGAMIQNIVDRSKKYAIKAVLDTGAPGLRIQHLFDSIVDEFSENEDLPNTTNPDDWARISGKKGERIVYIRTLVTGKNASASRAIDTESNTGQYL from the coding sequence ATGAGCCCAATCGAGAACACCGATTCGGATCCCTGGCGAGAGCTCGATGCCGCCCGTGCCGAGATCGCCGCGCTCCGCCGGCAGATGATCGATTCACCCGATCGAGCGCGTGAGGCCGAGGCCCGGATCGAGGCGCTGACCATCCGCAACACCAAGCTGATGGACACCTTGCGGGACGCCCGGGAACAACTGGTGGCGCTACGCGAGGAGGTGGATCGGCTCGGCCAGCCACCGAGCGGCTACGGCGTGCTGCTCGGTGTGCATCCGGACCAGACGGTCGACGTCTTCACCTCGGGCCGCAAGATGCGACTGACCTGCTCGCCGAACATCGAGCTGGCCGGCCTGGAGCAAGGCCGGACGCTGCGGCTGAACGAGGCACTGACCGTGGTCGAGGTCGGCCCGTACGAGCGGGTCGGCGAGATCAGCACGCTGCGCGAGGTCCTCGACGACGGCCAGCGGGCGCTGGTGGTCGGACATGCCGACGAGGAGCGGGTGGTGTGGCTGGCCGCGCCGCTGGCCAAGGTCGCCTGCGACGACGATCTGGCCAATCCGGATATCCCGATTCGTCGGCTGCGGCCGGGAGATTCGCTGTTGGTCGACACCAAGGCCGGATTCGCTTTCGAGCGGGTGCCCAAGGCCGAGGTGGAGGACCTGGTGCTGGAGGAGGTGCCCGACGTCGACTACAACGACATCGGCGGCCTCGGTCGGCAGATCGAACAGATCCGGGACGCGGTCGAGCTGCCGTTCTTGCACAAGGATCTGTTCCACGAATATTCGTTGCGCCCGCCGAAGGGGGTCTTGCTCTACGGCCCGCCCGGCTGCGGCAAGACGCTGATCGCCAAGGCGGTGGCGAACTCGCTGGCGAAGAAGATCGCCGAGGCCCGCGGCGACGACGCCCGGGAGGCGAAGTCGTACTTCCTCAACATCAAGGGCCCGGAGCTGCTGAACAAGTTCGTCGGCGAGACCGAGCGGCACATCCGGATCATCTTCCAGCGCGCCCGGGAGAAGGCGTCGGAGGGGACGCCGGTGATCGTGTTCTTCGACGAGATGGACTCGATCTTCCGGACCCGCGGTTCCGGCGTGTCCTCCGATGTCGAGACCACCGTGGTGCCGCAGCTGCTCAGCGAGATCGACGGGGTCGAGGGCCTGGAGAACGTCATCGTGATCGGTGCCTCCAACCGGGAGGACATGATCGATCCGGCGATCCTGCGGCCCGGTCGGCTCGACGTGAAAATCAAGATCGAGCGGCCGGACGCCGAGTCGGCGCAGGACATCTTCTCCAAGTACCTGACCGAGTCGCTGCCGGTGCACGCCGACGACATCGCCGAGTTCGGTGGCGATCGGGCAGCGTGTGTCCGGGCGATGATCGAGCGGGTGGTCGATCGGATGTACGCCGAGAGCGAGGACAACCGGTTTCTCGAGGTGACCTATGCCAACGGGGACAAGGAGGTCCTGTACTTCAAGGACTTCAATTCGGGCGCGATGATCCAGAACATCGTGGATCGATCGAAGAAGTACGCGATCAAGGCGGTGCTCGATACCGGCGCACCGGGTCTGCGGATCCAGCATCTGTTCGATTCGATCGTCGACGAGTTCTCCGAGAACGAGGACCTGCCGAACACGACGAATCCGGACGACTGGGCTCGTATCTCCGGGAAGAAGGGTGAGCGGATCGTCTATATCCGGACACTGGTCACCGGCAAGAACGCCAGTGCCAGCCGGGCGATCGACACCGAATCCAACACCGGCCAGTACCTGTAG
- a CDS encoding polysaccharide deacetylase family protein — protein MDRRRFLTALAAGTVAALAAPSALAVAEPSRPLLPTLPGISLLPKIPVSAGTLTLLPNAGQRMALTVDDGENTEVVAAFIQFARDTGARFTFFVTGRYASWAANRDALRPLVESGQIQLANHTWSHADLAKLPERQVADDLVRCQNFLRDTFGVDGGPYLRLPYGSSSPAVVKVAADLGYPRIVDWSGQLEDTAAPRTDEPAIVDLARTHFKPGGIVLCTANDPAITHTYGQLIDVIRERKLELVTLNDVLLPV, from the coding sequence GTGGATCGACGTCGGTTTCTGACCGCCTTGGCAGCCGGAACGGTGGCCGCGTTGGCCGCGCCGTCCGCGCTGGCGGTCGCCGAGCCGAGCCGCCCGCTGCTACCCACGCTGCCCGGGATCTCGTTGCTGCCGAAGATCCCGGTCTCCGCAGGCACGTTGACCTTGCTCCCGAACGCCGGTCAGCGAATGGCCTTGACCGTCGACGACGGCGAGAACACCGAGGTGGTCGCGGCGTTCATCCAGTTCGCCCGCGATACCGGCGCGCGGTTCACCTTCTTCGTGACCGGTCGGTACGCGAGCTGGGCGGCGAATCGGGACGCTTTGCGCCCCCTGGTGGAGTCGGGGCAGATCCAGCTCGCCAATCACACCTGGAGCCACGCCGACTTGGCGAAGCTGCCCGAGCGGCAGGTCGCCGACGATCTGGTCCGTTGCCAGAACTTCCTGCGCGACACCTTCGGCGTCGACGGCGGGCCGTATCTGCGATTGCCCTACGGCAGCAGCAGTCCGGCGGTGGTGAAGGTGGCCGCCGACCTCGGCTACCCCCGAATCGTCGACTGGTCCGGCCAGCTCGAGGATACCGCCGCCCCCCGGACCGACGAGCCGGCGATCGTCGACCTCGCGCGCACTCACTTCAAGCCCGGTGGGATCGTCCTGTGCACCGCGAACGATCCGGCGATCACGCATACCTACGGGCAGCTGATCGACGTCATCCGGGAGCGCAAACTGGAGCTGGTCACGCTCAACGACGTGCTGCTGCCGGTCTGA
- the dop gene encoding depupylase/deamidase Dop → MQRIIGIEVEYGISSPTEASANPILTSTQAVLAYAAAEGVPRARRTRWDYEVESPLRDARGFDLGRLSGPAPVIDADEVGAANMILTNGARLYVDHAHPEYSAPEVTNPLDAVIWDKAGERVMEAAARHASSVPGAPRLQLYKNNVDGKGASYGTHENYLMSRDTPFNAIIAGLTPFFVSRQVFAGSGRVGIGQSGDDAGFQLSQRADYIEVEVGLETTLKRGIINTRDEPHADADKYRRLHVILGDANLAEMSTYLKVGTTALVLDLIEAGIDLSDLQLARPVTAVHEISHDPTLRAAVALADGRELTGLALQRVYHERAAAFVAAQGDDDKQALDILDKWAMVLDLLERDPLECADLLDWPAKLRLLEGYRVREGLGWAAPKLHMLDLQYSDVRLDKGIYNRLVARGSMQRLVSEQDVLAAVTNPPNDTRAYFRGECLRRFGTDIAAASWDSVIFDLGGDSLVRIPTLEPLRGTKSHVGKLLEKADTAADLVAQLTA, encoded by the coding sequence ATGCAGCGCATCATCGGCATCGAGGTGGAGTACGGGATCTCCTCACCGACCGAGGCATCGGCCAACCCGATCCTCACCTCCACCCAAGCGGTCCTGGCCTACGCGGCGGCCGAAGGCGTGCCGCGAGCCCGCCGCACCCGCTGGGATTACGAGGTCGAGTCGCCGCTGCGCGACGCCCGCGGGTTCGATCTGGGCCGACTGTCCGGCCCGGCGCCGGTGATCGACGCCGACGAGGTCGGCGCCGCGAACATGATCTTGACCAACGGTGCCCGCCTCTATGTCGATCACGCGCACCCGGAGTATTCCGCCCCGGAGGTGACCAACCCGCTGGACGCGGTGATCTGGGACAAGGCGGGGGAGCGGGTGATGGAGGCCGCCGCTCGGCATGCCTCCAGCGTGCCCGGGGCCCCGCGACTACAGCTCTACAAGAACAACGTGGACGGCAAGGGCGCCAGCTACGGCACCCACGAGAACTATCTGATGAGCCGGGACACCCCGTTCAACGCGATCATCGCCGGGCTCACCCCGTTCTTCGTCTCCCGGCAGGTGTTCGCGGGCTCGGGCCGGGTCGGTATCGGTCAGTCCGGCGACGACGCGGGTTTCCAGCTGTCCCAACGCGCCGACTACATCGAGGTCGAGGTCGGCCTGGAAACCACCCTCAAACGCGGCATCATCAACACGCGGGACGAGCCGCACGCCGACGCGGACAAGTATCGCCGGCTGCACGTGATTCTCGGTGACGCAAACCTCGCCGAAATGTCGACCTACCTCAAGGTCGGCACGACCGCGCTGGTCCTCGACCTGATCGAGGCCGGGATCGATCTGTCCGACCTGCAGCTGGCTCGGCCGGTGACCGCGGTGCACGAGATCAGCCACGACCCGACGCTGCGCGCCGCGGTCGCGCTCGCCGACGGCCGGGAGCTGACCGGCCTGGCGCTGCAACGCGTGTACCACGAGCGCGCGGCGGCCTTCGTGGCGGCGCAGGGGGACGACGACAAGCAGGCACTCGACATCCTGGACAAGTGGGCGATGGTGCTCGACCTGCTGGAGCGCGATCCGCTGGAGTGCGCGGACCTGCTGGACTGGCCGGCCAAGCTGCGGCTGCTGGAGGGGTACCGGGTCCGCGAGGGCCTGGGCTGGGCGGCACCGAAGCTGCACATGCTGGACTTGCAGTACTCCGACGTGCGGCTGGACAAGGGCATCTACAACCGGCTCGTCGCCCGCGGCTCGATGCAACGTCTGGTCAGCGAACAGGACGTGCTGGCTGCCGTGACGAACCCGCCGAACGACACCCGGGCCTACTTCCGGGGCGAGTGCCTGCGCCGGTTCGGCACCGACATCGCGGCCGCGAGCTGGGATTCGGTGATCTTCGATCTGGGCGGCGACTCGCTGGTCCGGATCCCGACCTTGGAGCCGCTGCGCGGGACGAAGTCCCACGTGGGCAAACTGCTGGAAAAAGCTGATACCGCGGCCGACCTGGTCGCGCAGCTGACCGCCTGA
- a CDS encoding tRNA (adenine-N1)-methyltransferase: MPARRTGPFQPGDRVQLSDAKGRKHTVVLDPGKQFHTHRGAIAHDDLIGAAEGTVVTSTNGTPYLALRPLLVDYVLAMPRGAAVIYPKDAAQIVAEADVFPGARVLEAGAGSGALTCSLLRAVGPAGQVISYEVRADHAEHARRNVETFFGDLPPNWELQISDVADYSGDPVDRVVLDMLAPWEVLPTIAEKLLPGGVLISYIATVTQLSRVVEALREQGGWTEPRAWESMVRDWHVVGLAVRPEHRMQGHTAFLVGTRRLAPGTVAPKPQRRPSKG, encoded by the coding sequence GTGCCCGCGCGCCGCACCGGCCCGTTCCAGCCGGGGGACCGGGTGCAGCTGTCCGACGCCAAGGGCCGCAAGCACACGGTCGTGCTCGACCCTGGGAAGCAGTTCCACACCCATCGCGGCGCCATCGCCCACGACGACCTGATCGGAGCTGCCGAGGGCACCGTGGTGACCTCCACCAACGGCACCCCGTACCTGGCGTTGCGGCCGTTGTTGGTCGACTACGTGTTGGCGATGCCGCGCGGTGCCGCGGTGATCTACCCGAAGGACGCCGCACAGATCGTCGCCGAGGCCGACGTGTTCCCGGGTGCCCGGGTGCTGGAGGCGGGTGCCGGTTCGGGCGCGCTGACCTGCTCGCTGTTGCGTGCGGTCGGGCCGGCCGGGCAGGTGATCTCCTACGAGGTCCGGGCGGACCACGCTGAGCACGCGCGGCGCAATGTCGAGACGTTCTTCGGCGACCTCCCGCCGAACTGGGAACTGCAGATTTCCGACGTCGCCGACTACTCCGGCGACCCGGTCGACCGGGTGGTGTTGGACATGCTCGCCCCCTGGGAGGTGCTGCCGACGATCGCCGAAAAGTTGCTGCCGGGCGGGGTGCTGATCAGCTATATCGCCACTGTGACGCAGCTCTCACGGGTAGTCGAAGCACTGCGCGAACAGGGTGGCTGGACCGAGCCGCGGGCATGGGAGTCGATGGTGCGGGATTGGCACGTAGTCGGGCTTGCGGTGCGCCCTGAGCACCGGATGCAGGGGCACACCGCGTTTCTGGTCGGCACCCGGCGGCTCGCCCCGGGAACCGTCGCGCCGAAACCGCAACGTCGTCCGTCGAAGGGCTGA
- a CDS encoding ubiquitin-like protein Pup, translated as MAQEQTRRTGGGDDEQPGDTGAAGQERREKLAEDTDDLLDEIDDVLEENAEDFVRAYVQKGGQ; from the coding sequence ATGGCGCAGGAGCAGACCAGACGAACCGGCGGTGGCGACGACGAGCAGCCCGGCGACACCGGCGCGGCCGGTCAGGAGCGGCGGGAGAAGCTGGCCGAGGATACCGATGACCTGTTGGACGAGATCGATGACGTGCTCGAGGAGAACGCCGAAGACTTCGTGCGTGCCTACGTGCAGAAGGGCGGCCAGTGA
- a CDS encoding TIGR00266 family protein, which yields MQIQLRHNPAYTVARCFLGPQEPVRVESGAMIAHSAGVQVQAKAEGGIIAGLKRSVLAGESFFVTTFTAPPDGGWVDVASALPGDALALQITPERPYFITRGGWLASSYGVEVEGKWGGFTNLFGGEGGFGMRAHGNGEVVLGVYGAIDVFDLAPGEQVTIDTGHVVAYDLAMTFRMRRAVAGRSIQSLKSGEGLVFDFTGPGRVLLQTRNPGAFAAWAGSSASAG from the coding sequence GTGCAGATTCAACTTCGCCACAACCCGGCCTACACGGTCGCTCGTTGCTTCCTCGGTCCGCAGGAGCCGGTCCGGGTGGAGAGTGGGGCGATGATCGCCCACTCGGCCGGCGTGCAGGTGCAGGCCAAGGCCGAGGGCGGAATCATCGCCGGGTTGAAACGGTCGGTGCTGGCGGGCGAGTCGTTCTTCGTCACCACGTTCACCGCGCCGCCCGATGGCGGCTGGGTGGACGTGGCGTCGGCCTTGCCCGGTGATGCGCTGGCCCTGCAGATCACGCCCGAGCGGCCGTACTTCATCACCCGTGGTGGCTGGCTGGCCAGCTCGTACGGCGTCGAGGTGGAGGGCAAGTGGGGCGGATTCACCAACCTGTTCGGCGGTGAAGGCGGCTTCGGGATGCGCGCGCACGGGAACGGCGAGGTGGTGCTCGGCGTGTACGGCGCCATCGACGTGTTCGATCTGGCACCGGGCGAGCAGGTGACCATCGACACCGGGCATGTGGTCGCCTACGACCTGGCGATGACGTTCCGGATGCGTCGCGCCGTCGCCGGGCGCTCGATCCAATCCCTGAAGTCCGGCGAGGGCCTGGTCTTCGATTTCACCGGACCGGGGCGGGTGTTGTTGCAAACCCGCAACCCGGGAGCGTTCGCGGCATGGGCCGGTTCCTCGGCATCTGCCGGCTGA
- a CDS encoding ATP-binding cassette domain-containing protein, with protein sequence MAEIAAADSHDLIRVTGARENNLRDVSVELPKRRLTVFTGVSGSGKSSLVFGTIAAESQRLINETYSTFVQGFMPSMARPDVDVLDGLTTAIIVDQERMGANVRSTVGTATDANAMLRILFSRLGKPYIGSAQAFSFNVASISGAGAVTVEKAGKTVKERRSFSITGGMCPRCEGMGNVSDFDLTALYDDSKSLDDGAITIPGYSMAGWHGRIFRGSGYFDPEKPIARYTKRELNDLLYREPTKIQVEGINLTYSGLIPSIQKSFLSKDREAMQPHIRAFVDRAITFTTCPECDGTRLSEAARSSTIDGVSIADACRMQISDLADWVRGLADPSVAPLLETLRQTLDSFVEIGLGYLSLDRPAGTLSGGEAQRTKLIRHLGSSLTDVTYVFDEPTVGLHPHDIARMNDLLLQLRDKGNTVLVVEHKPETIAIADHVVDLGPGAGTEGGTICFQGTLAGLRASDTRTGRHLDDRARLKDAVREPTGAIEIRGASTHNLLDVDVDVPLGVLVVVTGVAGSGKSSLIHGSLARRDGVVTIDQAAIKGSRRSNPATYTGLLEPIRKAFAKANGVKPALFSANSEGACPNCKGAGVIYSDLTIMAGVAIPCEVCEGKRFDASVLDYHFGGKDISEVLAMPTAEAAEFFGSGDAKLPAAHKILARLVDVGLGYVTLGQPLTTLSGGERQRLKLATNLAESGGVYILDEPTTGLHLADVQQLLGLLDRLVDSGKSVIVIEHHQAVMAHADWIIDLGPGAGHDGGRVVFEGTPAELVQDGSTLTGQHLAEYVNHSDTSTT encoded by the coding sequence ATGGCCGAGATCGCTGCAGCGGACAGTCACGACCTGATCCGGGTCACCGGCGCGCGGGAGAACAATCTGCGCGACGTCAGTGTCGAGCTGCCGAAACGCCGGCTGACCGTCTTCACCGGGGTCTCCGGCTCGGGCAAGAGTTCCCTGGTGTTCGGTACGATCGCGGCCGAGTCGCAGCGGCTGATCAACGAGACCTACAGCACATTCGTGCAGGGCTTCATGCCGAGCATGGCCCGCCCGGATGTGGATGTGCTGGACGGGCTGACCACCGCGATCATCGTGGATCAGGAGCGGATGGGCGCCAACGTGCGGTCCACCGTCGGCACCGCCACCGACGCGAACGCGATGCTGCGGATCCTGTTCAGCCGGCTGGGGAAGCCGTATATCGGCTCGGCGCAAGCATTCTCGTTCAACGTCGCGTCGATCAGCGGCGCCGGTGCGGTGACCGTGGAAAAGGCCGGGAAGACGGTGAAGGAGCGGCGCTCGTTCTCGATCACCGGCGGCATGTGCCCGCGCTGCGAAGGCATGGGCAACGTCTCGGACTTCGACCTCACCGCGCTCTACGACGACAGCAAGTCGCTCGACGACGGGGCGATCACCATCCCCGGCTACAGCATGGCCGGCTGGCACGGCCGGATCTTCCGCGGCAGCGGCTATTTCGATCCGGAGAAGCCGATCGCCCGCTACACCAAACGGGAGCTGAACGATCTGCTGTATCGGGAGCCGACCAAGATCCAGGTGGAAGGGATCAACCTCACCTACTCCGGGCTGATCCCGTCGATCCAGAAGTCGTTCCTGAGCAAGGACCGCGAGGCGATGCAGCCGCACATCCGGGCGTTCGTCGACCGCGCGATCACCTTCACCACCTGCCCGGAATGCGACGGGACCCGGCTCAGCGAGGCGGCACGGTCGTCGACGATCGACGGGGTGAGCATCGCCGATGCCTGCCGGATGCAGATCAGCGACCTGGCCGACTGGGTGCGCGGGCTGGCCGACCCCTCGGTCGCGCCGCTGTTGGAAACGCTGCGCCAGACGCTCGATTCGTTCGTCGAGATCGGCCTGGGCTACCTCTCGCTGGATCGCCCGGCCGGCACCTTGTCCGGCGGGGAAGCCCAGCGCACCAAGCTGATCCGCCATCTCGGTTCGTCGCTGACCGACGTCACGTACGTGTTCGACGAACCGACCGTGGGGCTGCATCCGCACGACATCGCCCGGATGAACGACCTGCTGCTGCAACTGCGGGACAAGGGCAACACGGTGCTCGTGGTCGAGCACAAGCCGGAGACCATCGCGATCGCCGACCACGTGGTCGACCTCGGCCCGGGCGCGGGTACCGAGGGCGGCACCATCTGCTTCCAGGGCACGCTGGCCGGGTTGCGGGCCAGCGACACCCGCACCGGCCGCCACCTGGACGACCGCGCCCGGCTCAAGGACGCCGTGCGTGAGCCGACCGGGGCGATCGAGATCCGTGGCGCGAGCACGCACAACCTGCTCGACGTCGATGTCGATGTCCCGCTGGGGGTGCTGGTCGTGGTCACCGGGGTGGCCGGGTCGGGCAAGAGCTCACTGATCCACGGCTCGCTGGCCCGCCGGGACGGCGTGGTGACGATCGATCAGGCCGCGATCAAGGGCTCGCGGCGGAGTAACCCGGCCACCTACACCGGCCTGCTGGAGCCGATCCGCAAAGCCTTCGCCAAGGCCAACGGCGTGAAACCGGCCCTGTTCAGCGCGAATTCGGAAGGCGCCTGCCCGAACTGTAAGGGCGCCGGGGTGATCTACTCCGACCTGACCATCATGGCGGGGGTGGCGATCCCGTGCGAGGTGTGCGAAGGCAAGCGGTTCGACGCCTCGGTGCTCGACTACCACTTCGGCGGCAAGGACATCAGCGAGGTGCTCGCCATGCCGACCGCCGAGGCAGCGGAGTTCTTCGGTAGCGGTGACGCGAAACTGCCGGCGGCGCACAAGATCCTGGCTCGGCTGGTCGACGTCGGTCTCGGCTACGTGACCCTGGGGCAGCCGTTGACCACGCTGTCCGGCGGTGAGCGGCAACGGTTGAAGCTGGCCACCAATCTGGCCGAGTCCGGCGGGGTGTACATCCTGGACGAGCCGACCACCGGCCTGCACCTGGCCGACGTGCAGCAGTTGTTGGGCCTGCTCGATCGGCTGGTCGATTCCGGTAAGTCGGTGATCGTCATCGAACACCATCAGGCGGTGATGGCCCACGCCGATTGGATCATCGATCTCGGCCCCGGCGCCGGCCACGACGGCGGACGCGTCGTCTTCGAGGGCACCCCGGCCGAGCTGGTCCAGGACGGCTCGACGTTGACCGGGCAGCACCTGGCCGAGTACGTGAATCACAGCGACACCAGCACGACGTGA
- a CDS encoding phosphoribosyl-ATP diphosphatase: MRESRLVKSFDSLFAELADKAVTRPAGSGTVAALDAGVHSHGKKVLEEAGEVWLAAEHESDDALAEEISQLLYWVQVLMLGRGLRLEDVYRHL, translated from the coding sequence GTGCGAGAATCACGCCTCGTGAAATCGTTCGACTCGCTGTTCGCCGAGCTGGCCGACAAGGCGGTCACTCGCCCGGCCGGTTCGGGCACGGTCGCCGCGCTCGACGCCGGCGTGCACAGCCACGGCAAGAAGGTGCTCGAAGAGGCCGGCGAGGTCTGGCTGGCCGCCGAGCACGAAAGCGACGACGCCCTGGCCGAGGAGATTTCGCAGCTGCTGTACTGGGTGCAGGTGTTGATGCTGGGCCGGGGGCTGCGGCTCGAGGACGTCTACCGCCACCTCTGA
- the hisG gene encoding ATP phosphoribosyltransferase, which produces MLRVAVPNKGALSEAAAEILSEAGYRRRSDTRDLTVLDPANDVEFFFLRPKDIAIYVGSGDLDLGITGRDLALDSGAPVRERLALGFGRSTFRYAAPAGRDWKVDDLAGQRIATAYPNLVRADLADRGIEATVIRLDGAVEISIQLGVADAIADVVGSGRTLRQHDLVAFGEILCESEGVLVERVATQPGASDKARNQLAARIQGVVLAQQYLMLDYDCPRAILDRAVQITPGLESPTLSPLADPDWVAVRAMVPRTAHNAVMDELAELGARAILASDIRSCRAF; this is translated from the coding sequence ATGCTGCGCGTCGCCGTACCGAACAAGGGTGCGTTGTCCGAGGCCGCCGCGGAAATCCTGAGCGAGGCCGGCTACCGGCGGCGGAGCGATACTCGGGACCTCACCGTGCTGGACCCGGCCAACGACGTCGAGTTCTTTTTCCTCCGCCCGAAGGACATCGCGATCTACGTCGGTTCCGGCGATCTCGATCTCGGCATCACCGGCCGCGACCTCGCGTTGGATTCGGGGGCGCCGGTGCGTGAGCGGCTGGCGCTGGGCTTCGGCCGGTCCACCTTCCGCTACGCCGCACCGGCCGGGCGGGATTGGAAGGTCGACGATCTGGCCGGGCAGCGGATCGCGACCGCCTATCCGAATCTGGTGCGCGCCGATCTGGCCGACCGGGGGATCGAGGCGACCGTGATCCGGTTGGACGGGGCGGTGGAGATCTCGATCCAGTTGGGCGTGGCCGATGCGATCGCCGACGTGGTCGGTTCCGGGCGGACGCTGCGGCAACACGATCTGGTGGCCTTCGGCGAGATCTTGTGCGAGTCGGAGGGCGTGCTCGTCGAGCGGGTCGCCACGCAACCGGGTGCGTCGGACAAGGCGCGCAACCAGCTGGCCGCCCGGATCCAGGGGGTGGTGCTGGCCCAGCAGTATCTGATGCTCGACTACGACTGCCCGCGCGCGATCCTGGACCGGGCCGTGCAGATCACCCCGGGTCTGGAGTCGCCGACACTGTCGCCGCTGGCCGACCCGGACTGGGTCGCGGTGCGGGCGATGGTGCCGCGCACGGCGCACAACGCGGTGATGGACGAGCTGGCCGAGCTCGGCGCGCGGGCGATCCTGGCCTCCGACATCCGCTCCTGCCGGGCGTTCTGA